Genomic DNA from Nyctibius grandis isolate bNycGra1 chromosome Z, bNycGra1.pri, whole genome shotgun sequence:
TAGTGCTAGGTAATTGATATCACTGGGGGTCAACCTGCTGCTGGTTTATTACTGGAGAACTAATGTCTGCAGATGTAAAACACCTTCAAAACATGCTGTCAGTCTTGAAGGGAGCAGGACTTACATGCCTGAAGGCATTTTTCACTGCCTGAGTCTTTTCAGTAAATCTAGCCAGACTGCTTAGCACAGTATTAGGAAAGATCTGAACATCCATATGGTGCAGCTAGTTAACACAGGACTATGCTGTTTCAGCATGAGTTATAAAACAGCCCTGTCTGCACAGGGCATCCCCAATGGCAAGACACAAGGGACACCTACTGTGTCACAGAGCAGAGTGCCGAGGCAGCAGTTTTTCCAAGTCAGTGTTTTCTTAGCAGCGAGATGAGTATTTCTCTCACCGACAGAATATGTAACGTTGGCTCATTCACCGGTTTGCAAAGCACAAAAGCACTAATGGCAGTGAGAACTGTAACTACATACCCTTCAGCGCCCGCTCCCCGGCTCCGGCACGCCGCCTCACGCagcccccccgcaccccgccgGGCTGACACCCTCAGCGTGGCGCCGTCCCACCCGGCGGCGGAGGGAGCGGGCAGGGCCTGGGGACGCGGGGAGCCCTTCTGCCACAGCCCTCGCACACCCAGGCTAGAGAGGGGCGAGCGGAGGCGACACGCCCGCTCCGAGGCGCTGCCGGGAGCCCGCCAGCTGCGTGAGGGGGAGAACACGCCGCGGACTCCTCCGCCATATCCCGCCGCCACCCTTCCCCTCCGCCCGCGCCGCGCGGCATGCTGGGCAACGGCGTCCCCCCGGGGGGGGGCAGAGGAGAAACGCCCCCTCGCCTTGAGTGGCAGCCTGTCCACCAATAAACGAGCGCTCGGCGCTCGGAGGCGGGAAGATGTCCGCCAGCGCCCAGTcaggcggcggcggcgtggAGAGGAGGCCGCGGGTTGGCGGGCGCCGGCGTCGTGCCGCGTTTCCAAGGGGAAGGGAGCCCGGCGCGGCCGTGTGGAGGGGTAGGCCGCCTGCTCCGgtgcggcccggcccgccgcggtCCGGCTCGGCGGCGGCATGAGCCTGGCCTTGAGGTCGGTATGAGCCGGGCGGTTTCCTCCTCGCCCCCTTCGGGCTGCGGAgcgcgggcggggggcggctcTGCGGGGGGCGGCCGTGGGTGCCGCCCTCCGGGACCCTCAGGGCCTCGCTGTCCCCTCAGGGAGCTGCCGGCCGCGGTCAGGTCCGAGGGAGGCCTTGGTGGAAAGCGGGGGGGGGAGCAGCGGCGGGGCCTGGGCGCAGGCGTGCGCCGGTGAAGGTCAGCCGCAGCCTTCAGCCGCTTGTGTGTGATCCCCcgggagggggccggggcggaTGGGGCCCGGCGGCCGTCTGTTggccggggagggagggaggggcccGTGGCGACTGGCTTCGAGAGGGTGGCTGCTGGATCGCCTAAGTAAGGCACCGTCCGGAAGCCTTTTAATAGGCGTTAAGTTaggctgctgggttttgttttgtttttagttcAGACTAAGTAACTGTTGTATAAAGGGGCCCGGCTTATTAATTATACACCTGGCAATTCCTTGCCTTCAGGCGTAATTAATATGCTTATGTGGCATATGTGATCCTTAATTTTCAAGTCTGAGAACTTCACGCTTCATATACTAACAGTGGTTGCAGAAGAAGTAGCACTAAAGTACTTGCATTTAAGTACTGCtctgtcttttgaaaaaaaatcttttatgcTAAGCATTAAATAAACACTTGATTAGCTATATCCTTCTTCCAGTAGAGTTCAACGTTAATCTGCTTTCAGACTTCTAAATGGATTTCGTCATCACAGCTCACAAAATGTGGGCTCTGCATCTGAGCTACTCTCCCAGTCCTAATTATGTAGCCAGCTCAGAGTTATTTTAGTCCTTCCAAAAGCTATAGTAATCCAAAGCCTGTGTGAAATCACGCTGTCCCTATTGGTCTGCTAAGGACTGCTCACGCTTTGAGGATATTGTGGTCTGAGGCAGGTCCAGCTCGTGCAGCTTATGCTTTTCTTGCCTTTATTTGGAATTTTGACTGGTGTAGCTTCAGTGGTTGATGAAAGCTAAATCCCAGCTGTGTGTTTAATCTTTGCTTTTGATTAAAATTAGCAAAGCCTTAataaaagaagaaggaaaagcagcttgTTACAGGAGACTTGGAAATAAATATccttgaaaaacagttttctgttcaCTCGTCAGTAATTTTTATCCATTTTACAGTAGGTAACACAGCACGCATTTTGTCTTTGGTGCAGATAAACAAAGGAGTGTAAAAAGCCTTTTCCTGAGCGCATAACCTAAGTTATACAATAATTTAGGTTACAAAGGACTGCTGGAAGTCATCCAGTCCGACTTTCTGCTCAGAGAAGGTCCCACTCAAAACTGAATGAGGTTGCTGAGCACCTTTTCCTGTTGGGTTCCAAGAATTTCTGATGATGGAGACTCCTCACATCTCCCAGTGCAACTGTTCCAGTACATGAACGCTCACACTGAGAAAATGCTTCCCCCTAGATCCAGTTGCCGTTTCTCCTCTGGCATTTTGTAGTTTttgtctcttgtcctttcactgtgcTCCTCTGAGGGGAACCTGTTGCTGTCTTCTGTGTAATAACCCTCTAGTGAAGGACGGCACTTAGACCTCCTGTCCTTAGCCCTTCCCCACCTAGTGCCTCTGCCCCGTGCACCCTGGTCTAAAAaaatccagctccctcagcttctcatGCAGCATACGCTGCAGCCACCAGGCATGCTAGTCTGCCTTCAACCTTACCCATTTTCTCTGtatctctcttgtactgggtTGTCcacagctggacacagtacaTCTGATGTGGCCTCATGATCACAGGATGGAGGGGATTTACCACTGCGATTAAGCATGCTCATCACAGTGTGCTGCTGAGCTTCATGCATGCCCACCTCTTCCAAGAGTGTACCTTGAGTACTGTAACAGTCATAGTTGGTATCACCTGTTGTCTTAAAtgtactgtttatttttttaagagttctTTAAGAGTGAtgtaaaagatttaaaaaaatccataaataacatttatctAAGAACTGTTACTGGCAACAAAGCCGATTTGTGGCACCTAATGCCTACTTTAGTAGTGGGCTGTCTGGCTTAGTTAAGCCTCCACCAGCTTGTCTGTctcaaaattctttcttctaaGCTACAGTTTAGAAATAGAGTGTTTACAGGAGTTGTATCATTTCAACTGCTGATCTAGTTTGTAACCTCAAGTATTCTTTTTAACTGGTAGTTTTTctaccctctttttttttgttgcttttatgtATTAACCAAAATGCCTgtgctgattttattttgggTGGGAGAGTGGAGGTATCATTCAGCTTTCATAAAGGAATTGGCTATTTCAAGTGTTGTTTTAAGCTGGGAGAACACGCTGGGAAAAGATTGAGTAGGGAAGGTAGTGATGTGTTCAATTACAGTGAAGTTCTTATTGGTGGAAAATGTTATCTACACTGGTATCTTCCCAGGAAAAATCATTTacacttaatttctttcttcttatgtAGGAATGAGCTCTCAGTagacaaaactaaaaagaagagaagaagagaactGACTGAGGAACAGAAGCAAGAAATTAAAGATGCTTTTGAGCTGTTTGATACAGACAAAGATAAAGCAATAAATTATCATGAACTAAAGGTAAAAGTTTTTTTCGTTTAAACAATTTCATGGTAGATAATATTTATCTATTTCTTAGTGAGTTTTTAAGATGTTGGttgtgtctttaaaaaatgctcCATGTTCAAAATCCCTTGCTGGGCTAAAAGAGTGAGGATatttggcagggctggggtggggggggggtggggcgtggcatggaaaaaggaaatactgcagTGATGTAAGAATGAGCTTTTCTTGCCACACTGTATCCTTGACACAGTAACAGAATTGCTGTAGCATCCTGCATAACACTGATCTGAATGCTCCCCAGGGTTTAGCTTGGACAGATGACTAAGTGGGAAAAACTCTTGAAAAGCTGATTCTTTTTAAAGGCACTGTATAATCTAAAGCTTGGTGCTGTGAAAATCCACAGGTTTCAGATGCTTATGTAAAAGATATAAATCAAACTTGTAACACTGCTGACTACAAGCCAGAGCTTACCCACTTGCATTTTTCAACAGGGAGCCTATGGCTTGTAGGAGGGAGGTATGCTATTTGCTGTGCGTGTGGGGGGCTCAGTAGTTTCCCTTCCCAATGAAGGCTTTGCCCGTTGGCAGCTATCGGCAAACGGAGGTTAGCATGGCAGTCTTCCCTAGAGAGTCCTTCCGTCTGCAAGTCTCTAGAAGTAGTACCTGAAGTTTCTTAAAGTCTCTTTTAATCTTTAATGAATTTTCATTGTAATTATACTGCCTCAAGAACAAAAAGTGGCTTTGGAGAGGCGAGTGTTTCTGTCACGTATTGAATGAGTTTCTTTTGGGAAGGAATAGCTAATCCAACCTGCTGGCTCCACGTTCTGGCTCTGCCAAGTAActtaaagaagggaaaaaaaaaagtcgtatttttactttaattgcTGTTACAGGAATGTCTTAGATATAGCAATTcacttctgtttatttcagaGTTCAGGTATTTTATCTTTGCTGGAAGACACAGTGAGTAGGGTCATACTGGGGACTGTTTCAGGACTGTTAATAGGCTTTTTCCAGTTATGATATGCTTTGAATTCCCAGCTGTCATGATTACTTGCAAAGCTGTTTCTTAGCTGTCTAATTAATATTGTGGCCCTGAATATAATACTatggaagaacagaaatatgtaaagaaaagaagtatCTTCTTCTCTACAGAATCAGCATACAGCATAGATTTTTGAATGGTTGCATCCAATAGGATTGTGGTTTTTGCTTCTGGTTTGGTGTATGTTCATCAATTTAAAGGAAGTCAAGGTAGTGTACTGAGAAACTGCCACCTCAGTTGAAATGGGAAACTAAATGTGTACTCCTAACCTAAGGGAAAAGTAAAGAATGGGTTGGTTTATATTGTTCACTGGAAAAGCACTAAAGTCACTTGTAAGAGGACTTGTAAACCCATGAACATATGCACACTTAGTATGAATACTGAAGAAGGGTAGTTTCAAGaaagatttttggttttatttttgaaaggggGTCAGTACTTGAAATGTTTTTGCAAGTGAGAAGAATAGGTTTATTTGTCCTAAGAAGCATTTGGTCCAGTTTGTAAAATCCCTGAAAATGCAAAGGCTAGTTTTTTCACTGTAACTTGATGTTCCATTTGCTAATAGTAGTTTTAGGTGATTTTTATAtctaaagcttttttccttttattaatgTTATCTATTATTGTTGCTGAACCACTGATACACACCTTCTATCTTGGGCAAGAAGGtaattgctgaaaataaaaataaatgttaaatctCTATTTTAATCTTCTTATATGGTTGCACTTCTGTTTTATTCCAAAAGGTGGCAATGAGAGCCTTGGGTTTTGATGTGAAAAAAGCCGATGTACTGAAAATACTTAAAGATTATGATCGAGAAGCGACAGGCAAGATCACCTTTGAAGATTTTAATGAAGTTGGTATGTGTTTGATTGTGTACCTTTAGAGAAATTTAGCATGTAGTAGTGACTAcgatttgtaatttttttgcactttatgtaatttttcagttatCTAGTACTATTAAGAAATAGAAGTGGGagatttcatttaatatttttcttaataaaagtcaatagcagaggaaaataaatctttgtatTCTGAATACTCAGTTTGATATGTAGACGTGTATGATAGCTGCAGTGTAAAAGGAAATAAGAGTATACGCAGtcctaatcttttttttaacttgcacaAAGGAATAAGTGCTAACTTAAAATGTAGATATTCTTGTGTTGTTTATGGATTTTGTAAGATTCTCCTTCCTGCTGTGGAAAAAGTATTTGGCATTGAATTTCATGGGAAGGAGCATACACACAGACAAACTGTAAACTCAATGCAGAGTTAGTCTATAACAAAGATAAGAGAAACTGAAGCagatgttaaatattttgcttcaagGATTTTCAACTGTTGATAAAAACAGTGGAATTTCATTAGGCTGCTTCTTTCATCTGAAGACTGTACTGTGCAGCTTGACATACTTTGAGTATGTAGTGATCTGCAGAATTTTTACAGATTAAGtttctttgaagattttttGGTTGTTCCACATAATTTATACTTTTGCATACAATTTGtgttgacaaaaaaaataagctggCTGGGATTTCTCCATGTGTGGCTTTATATCTCTATTTCATTATTCCAGTCCATGTATTAGATTCtgtaaattctgaaaaaaaaaaaaaagcagtgttgTACATGTGTATTTGCTCTTGGCTACGAATAACAATCTGCTTAATGTGGCAAAACAGTTAGTGATTGAAATGTGGCAAACTTTAACGATTTAACAGGTCAGGATTGGACAAAATGTGTTGTTAATGacagataatattttttgtgGTTGTGTTCCACGTTAGAGCAAATTCTaagtcagaaaagaaacaaaaagaaagcctaTGGGGAAATATACGTGATGAGTCctgatgtaattttttaaaagtaaataaaaaagtgaGAGTATTGATTTAGTAgcaataataatataataattgCATCATTATGCTATAATATTATATAATTGAATATACTGTGATTACTGTGTAATTCTTTCTTAATTCCTGATGTTCATTCTTTCCTGGTTCCATCCTGGCTATCAATGTGGGCAGTCAATAAGTGCTGTGAGAAGCAAGGAAAATTCTTGTAGAAAGCACGACATATACTTGGAAGGCAGTTGAACGTTCCCAAAACTTCAGTCAGATTTGAGCGCTGCTATGACGCTATATGACCTTGACACAGAATTAAACGTGATACCACTCCTAGCAGAAAGATCAGGCAGTTAGTTAGAGAAAATAGGTTATAGAAGCCTTAATTATGAAGAGCTGCTGAATATAGCTAAGCAATTCATGAGCCATccatttttcataatttaataatatttatggTTTTACAAGTAGGAGTGGCCCATCTGAAATGTGTACAGATGCAATTAccttttgtcttgttttggaCAATCATGTTACCTATAGTATTTAGAGacttgttttgttgttcttcaactAACATTGCAGTTGTCTTTTTGCTACAGAAGGTAGAGTTTTTCAAATTATGTAATACTGTCATGttgcatattttttctaaatgaaaacatttaaatttagtATAAATCCAAGGGATTTATGTAGACATATAAACTTCATTGCTGTAATGAGCTTATATGAGCTTGGATCTAATTTTTTCCTGTCAAGTTTGCTAAGCCAGAGCAGGTGCTCCATCTGCAGACAGTAGCAGATGCTGAGTGGTTCTCTGCACAAATGGGGttgatgcatttttaatggCTTGATGAAAGTCATAAAAAGCAAACCCTGTAATACAAGACTAGTAGGTACAAAGATGTGACGGTATTTACGACTGGTTCCAGAAATGCCTGAAATAATcagtagaaaattattttatgtggcaagtttgtcttttctgttgcagaaacTGACAAATGGTTGTGATAAAAGGAATAATAAAGACTGATGAATCCTTTCAGAATTAACATCTTGTGGTTCATAGCAGTGTCCTTTTCATAACCCTTGGGcttagtttttttttgttttttgtcttaGTGTGGTTTAGTATCTAAAAGAGAGGTTCCATGTGAATGTTTCTCATTACTTAGTGTTTCAGTGTTCTCTCTAAGTCAAAATTCCACCCTGATcaatacatataaaataaaaaaaaccccacatgtcTGC
This window encodes:
- the CETN3 gene encoding centrin-3, which produces MSLALRNELSVDKTKKKRRRELTEEQKQEIKDAFELFDTDKDKAINYHELKVAMRALGFDVKKADVLKILKDYDREATGKITFEDFNEVVTDWILDRDPQEEILKAFRLFDDDDSGKISLRNLRRVARELGENMSDEELRAMIEEFDKDGDGEINQEEFVAIMSGDI